AGCTTGAGCCACTGGATCCCTGGGAGAGTGAGGATGTTGTTCAATTCCTATATGATGCATCACTATATGGATTACCGATAAGGACTGTGGAGGCGCCCTTCTTCAGGAGGGTTATTATGCAGAGGAGCTCCGGCATTAAATATGAGGGTGGTAAGTTATACCAGGAACTAACGAGAGAACTCAAGGAATTAATGGGTGAACCACCAAGCAACGCAAAACCACCAAGCTTCACACCCACTAGGGATGGTTATGGAATAATATTCGTAGCCAGCGACGGTTCAATATACCCAAGCGGTTTCCTACCACTCACGCTTGGTAATGTCAGGAAGGACAATATAGTGAGGGTGTATAGGAAGCACCCAGTACTGAGGACGATAAGGGAGGCTAGGTTCAACGGTAAGTGCGGCGTGTGTGAGTTTAGGAATATATGTGGTGGTTCAAGGGCAAGGGCATACACCGAATTAGGCGACTCACTTGGTTCAGATCCAGCTTGTGTTTATGAACCTACTGTGAAATGATTTTATTGAAGAGCCCCATAAAGCCGAACCTATTGAGCGCCTCGTTGATCCACTCCCACCTTAGGCTACTCCTTACGTTGATATTCCTCATTAACTCCTTAATAATGGCTACGTACCATGGTATATCCCAATTAATGACAATGGATACCACAAGATCCTCAATGGATGCATAGGGAATGCTCCTTATGAGAATTGCCCGTGAGAAAAGCCCTGGAACCAGGGATCTCTCAATAACCACTGAACCACCTAAGGCCTGACTAACTGACTCATAATCTCCATAAATCATTACATCGACTATATCCGGTACGTCAAAAACACCAAGCCTCCTACCAATAACCTTTAGTAGGCTCGCTAGTCCGCATGCATGGTCTACATTCAATTCAACAAGTCTCCAATGAACATCTTCACAGTCATTACCCATAACAAGTAACACCTACTTACTGCATTCCATCATTATTTCACTATCACTAAACCCTAGACTTCTCAATACTCTTAATGGACTTAAATTGAGAAGTAATAAATCATTACTCTCCAGGTCAATAGCCGTTATAGACCCCGTACTAATGCGTAGTTTGTAGATATTACTTAGTGGTAATCCAGTTATTAAGGCCACGGCAGTAGCAATAGGGTGCCAGTGACTCACCGCAATTACCGCCTTCTCGTTAATACTCCTAACGAATTCCAGGAAATCATCGATTCTACTCATCACCGAATCCATTGATTCACCACCAGGTGGATGATGCCTAACGGGGTCCTTCCTGTAATTATCGAATGGCAATTCACTTATCTTCTTGAGCTCCCACTCACCCATGTCGATCTCCCTTAACCTATCATCAACCTTATAATTAGGGCTTATGCAACCTGCTGTTTGGCGTGCACGTAATAATGGCGATGTAAATACCGTACCATTAACACCCATTCTATGTAGAAGTAACGCCGCAGCGGCCGCCTCAAGCCTACCCCTATCAGTCAGTGGATTATCGTTATAATTCCTTGAATGAAGTATACCAAGGGCATTTAACTGCGCCTCCCCATGCCTAACAAGGTATAGTATCACGATAATGATTACGGTAAAGCAAGGTAATAAAGCATTACTTAAATCCCAATCACTGGGTCTGGCCAGTAATTATCAAGGACTTCAACCCTACCGTCTAGCATAATCACAATATTGCTCTCAAGCCTAACACCAAACCTGTTGGGTAGGTATATCCCTGGCTCTATAGTGAATACGCTACCCCTCAATAATGCCTTATCATATGACTGACTTATGAACGGTTCCTCATGAACCTCAAGCCCAATCCCATGCCCAGTCCTATGAATGAAATACTGCCCATAACCACCCTCAGTGATGACCCTCCTGGCAATCGAATCAATGTAAGCACCGGTAACGCCTTCCCTAACGCTGGCTATTGCCTCGTCATGAGCCCTCCTAACGAGGTTATGAACTAACTTAAAATCACTAGGTGGATTACCAACCACGAACGTCCTTGTTAAGTCACCGTAATAATCATTATAGGTTGCCGTTACGTCAATAACAATCACATCGCCAACTTCGATCCTCCTCCTGGAAGGTAACCAATGAGGTATTGCGGAGTGTGGACCGGACTGAACAAGTACGTCTCTAGGCTCGGCACCAGCACCACTAATGGCTTCACCAATTACCTTAGCCACCTCGACCTCGGTCATTCCCGGCCTAATGGACTCATGAGCAGCCTTTATGCCCTCCTCAATGGCCCTAACAGCAGTCTTAATATTCGCCAACTCACTTTCATCCTTACTAATCCTCATTGTTGTCAGTAAGTCATCAATAGATGAATCAGTAAACCCATCAATTACCTCACGTAGAATCCACAGGTAATTTAGCGTGGCTCTACCCTCAAGGCCAACCCTTCTTACGGTACCACAATTACTGCTAATGAAGGATTTAATGGCATTTAACGGTCCCTCCTCATCGCCATAAACGATGTATGGCAAGCCCGTATTCCTGGCCTTACCCTCATCAAGTCTCGGCAAGATTAGGGAATAGGCGTTATTACCTGGACAAATCATTAATGCACCAAACCTCTCAAAGGTCTCAATATAGGAACCAACCAGGTATCTAAAGTTAGGGCCGGAAACAATAACCACTAATTCTATTGGTGTTTTACGGACCTCATCAATGAACCTAATAATCCTATTAATGCTCGACATATTACCGATCTAGGAACCAAGGCCCTTTAATTTTATTCCCTAATTACATATTAATGCTTTTAGATCAGTAGAGGCCGCTGACATCATTGAATCAGTACCCGTAGAATCATCACCAATATAATCAATGTAATTATTACAATGCAAGGGATTTAAAGATCCTTATCCTAGCAATCCCAAATCCAACTCATTGCTTGCTTAGTTGTATTGATTGGAGTGTTGCTGTGACCCTTATCTTCTCTATTATGTCCAGGAGAAGTGGTGTCTTCTCCCTATCAACAACTATGTAAATATCATTGTCATACCTAAGTACATGCTTGGCAGTTATTTGATTAGACTTCATAACCTGTACCAGAAATGTCACTATACCGACTGGCGCTTTCTCAGCAAACATTATCCTCACCATACCGTACTCCTCAACCTTAGCTTGATTGCAAATACTCGCTATGTACATTAATGGCGCTATTACATGTATCTTATTACCATCATTAAGTATTATGAATTGAACCTTGGCTGCCGTAAGTAAATCCCTAAGCTTAGCAACCTTGTCCATATTCTCCTCAGTTAATGGTATCTCAACCTCACCCATACCACTGTACGTTATTATCTCGGCCATACTCAATGCCTTAACAATGTCAGGGTACTCATTAACCAATTTATAGTTCATGGAGATCCTCTCAAGGGCCTTCACTATGGTGAACACCTTAGTATCCTTACCAATCATTGTATCAACAAGTGGTTTAATGTTCCTAGCAAGTGCCGAGAGATTAACAAGGCCGCTGGACAGTAATGTTACGTAGAGCGGATTCTCCTCAATAATAATCCTAACGGCCTGTTGAATACTTAATCCCCGAGACACAATTACTATCTGTGAAATAAGGATTAATATTTTTTACTTAAAAATACATTGTAAGTCTAAAATCAGTACATATAGTACTAGGGTCTAAACATTATTATGAGGTAGATACTATCACAATGAGTAATAATGTTTATTAATTCCATAAATACGCCTCTTAACGATGCTACCCCTGGAATTACTACTGGCAATAATAATACCAATTATCGGCCTAGCCCTTGCCGGGTATAACGCAGCTTCAGTACTTGGAATTAAACCAGGGAAGAAGGAATTAACGGAAATAAACATGCTCATCGCCGAGGGCGCCAAAACATTCCTAATGAGGGAGTACAAGACAATATTACCCACAGGCATTGTACTGACCATATTAATATGGATAGCGTATTACTTCATATTCCATAGTGGATTAATGGCTGGGTTAGCTGCCCTTGCCTTCGCGCTTGGTGCCATAGGCAGTGCAATCGCCGGTTACTTGGGTATGTACGTAACAACGAGAAGCGCAGCTAAAACAGCCTGGATGGCTAAGAACGGCATGGGATCCGCCCTAAGTACCTCGTTTAAGGCGGGAACCGTCATGGGACTATCACTGGCCAGCATAGCCCTGCTAATAGTCACAATACTCTACATGGCATACTCATTAGTGTTACCAACACCTCTATGGGCCGAGGCACTGGCGCCCGTGGCGTTTGGTGCCAGCTTAATATCACTGTTCATAAGGGTCGCCGGTGGCATATACACGAAAGCCGCCGATTGGGGTGCCGACATAGTTGGTAAGGTTGAGGCTGGAATACCAGAGGATGACCCGAGGAATCCAGGAGTCATTGCCGATAATGTTGGTGATAATGTGGGTGATTGCGCAGGTATGGCTAGTGACGTTTACGAGAGTTTCGTAGTAGTACTTGCAGGTGCATTATTACTTGCAGCTGTATTTAGATTAACATCTGCTCTCGTTAGATTATCAATAATGGTTGCCACATTAACATTAATAAGTACATTAATCGGAGTTCAGGTAGTTAGGGGTGAGGTTAAGGGTAAGAACTTGGCCGCAGCCGCGATGGGTAAGCTCAACATGGCGCTTTATACAACAATAATAATTGCAGCCATACTTGTTGCCATATACGCGTTTCTTGCATTCCCATTGATGGAGGCCATGGCCATATTCATATCCGACCTACTAGGCATGATAACAGCAGTGGTTGTCCTATACGTAACTGAGTACTTCACCCACTATACATTTCCACCTGTCAGAAACATAGCAATGCAGGCAACACTATCGGCGTCAAACGTAATTGTCGCTGGATACTCCTACGGCTTACTTAGTGCCGTACCCACCATCTTCATGGTAATAACAGCCCTAGGTATTTCATACGTATTAGGTTCAATGTTTATACCACCACACGGAATTGAAGGCGGTATATTCGGCACAGCAATAGCCTCAGTAGGACTACTAAGTCTTGCGGGTATAGTCATTTCCCTAGACTCGTACGGCCCAGTCAGTGACAATGCGGGTGGCCTTGTGGAAATGACGGGTATGGAGGATGTGAGGGAAATAACGGATTCACTGGATGCAATTGGTAATACGTTTAAGGCCACCACGAAGGGCTACGCAATAGCCAGTGCTGGTTTAGCAGCATTAATATTATTCATTGGTTTCATATACGAGGTCGTGGAAAGGATGGGAATACCACTAACACAAGCCTTTGGTGAGTTAATGGTTATTGACCCAAGGATAATAATAGGAGCCCTAGTGGGCGTTGCACTCGTATACTTCTTCTCAAGTAGTACCTTAGCCTCGGTCGGCAAGGCAGCCGGTGAACTTGTTGAGGAAATAAGGAGGCAATTCAGGACTAAGAGAATACTTGAGCTTTGGCCTCAGGAGAAGCCTGACTATAACAAGGCAATCGACATAGTGACGAGCCACGCACTCAAGAATTTCCTAGTGCCTGGCCTATCAGCTGTTATTGTACCAATAATCGTCGGATTAGCACTGGGTTGGATTGGTCTCGTTGGGATGATATTCGGTGTAATAATTGCAGGCTTCCCAAGGGCGTTACTAATGGCTAATGCCGGTGGCGCTTGGGACAACGCTAAGAAGTACATCGAGATTGAGGGTATTGAAGTAAATGGTCAGAAATTCGGCAAGAAGAGCGAACCACATAGGAACGCGGTAGTGGGTGATGTGGTTGGCGATCCATTTAAGGACACAACTGGACCATCACTTAACCCACTCATTAAGGTTGTTAATACTGTTTCAATAGTCTTCGCACCAGTCATAGCAATGATAAGTCTAATTAATCCAGCAGCCGGCCCATTAATAATGCACCTAATCTCAATATTAATGGTGTAATCAGACAATAACCTAGTTCAAAATCTCATTAAAATCATGACCTCAACTTAATTATTAATTTTACACATAAATTATTTCCATAGTAGAATTTGTTTAGGAAAGTATTTGAGTTCGTTTGTTCAGTATTTATAATTATTGTTAATGATTAATCAATAGAAAAATTATTAATAATGATCGATATAATAAAATTTATAAAAATTAGAGACTCATAGGAATTACAATGGGTTCTCTCGGTAAGTACGTATTAACATTCGAGGAGGCAGATCCTGATGATGTTAAATTAATAGGCGGTAAGGCATCCAGCCTTGTCCTAATGACCAGACTTGGATTACCAGTACCTCCTGGCATAATAATAACCACTAGAGCTTGTAGGGAATACTACGATAGAGGTGAGAAACTCCCTGAGGGCCTAATGGACGAGGTAATTAGGGGTGTTAAATACCTTGAGGAAAAGACTGGGTATAAACTTGGCGATCCTGATAAACCATTACTCGTCAGCGTCAGGTCCGGAGCCGCTGTATCAATGCCAGGCATGATGGACACAGTACTAAACGTGGGGCTTAATGATAAGACAGTTTATGGTCTCGCCAAGAGGATTAATAATGAGCATGGTGCCTACGATGCCTATAGGAGATTCCTTGCGATGTTTGGTAGGATAGTCCTAGGCATTCCTGAGGAGGAGTTCAATAAACCGCTTGATGAGATTAAGCGGAAATATGGTGTTAAGGAGGACCCGGAAATACCGCTTGAAGGTCTTAAGGAGCTTGTCGAGATTTATAAGCAAATATTCATAAGGAGATTTGGTAAGGTATTTGATGACCCATGGGAACAATTAAAGCTTTCGATAGAGGCTGTATTTAAGTCCTGGAATTCACCAAGGGCCAGGTTCTATAGGGAGGCTAATAAAATAACGCCGGAAATTGCTGACTGTACTGCCACAGCAATAGTGACCATGGTGTTTGGCAACGCAGACTGGAGGTCAGCCACTGGTGTCGTGTTCTCGAGGGATCCAGCGACCGGCGAGAATAAGCTTTATGGTGAGTACTTGCCCTATGCTCAGGGCGAGGACGTAGTAGCTGGTATAAGGACTCCTAAACCCATTGAGAAGCTTAAGGAGGAGATGCCAGAGGTCTATGAGCAGTTGTATAATGGTGTTAAACTCATTGAGAAGACTAAGAAGGAGGTTCAGGATGTGGAGTTCACGATTGAGAAGGGCAAGCTCTGGTTCCTACAGACAAGGAACGCTAAGATGAATCCACTGGCTGTTTTGAAGACCAGGGTCGACATGTACAAGGAGGGTATGATAACCAAGGAGGAGGCAATAATGGGTGTTAAGCCCGAATACATACTTCAAATGCTTTATCCGAGGATTGATGAGTCCAAGGCAGGTAAGCCATTGACTAAGGGTATAGCTGCGTCACCAGGTGCTGTGAGTGGACAGGCTGTCTTCGACCCTGATAGGGCTGTGGAGTGGTCCAAGACTGGTAAGCAGGTTATCCTGGTTAGGGAGGAGACGAAGCCTGATGATGTTCACGGCTTCTACGCATCAGTAGGTGTACTAACTAGCAGGGGTGGTGCGACGAGCCACGCAGCAGTCGTGGCTAGGGCAATTGGTAGGCCTGCGGTTGTTGGTGCTGAGGCTTTACAGATTGATTATGGCACCAGGATTGCCAGGGTTGGTGATACGGTTATTAAGGAGGGTGATTGGATAACAATTGATGGATTCACGGGCAGTGTTTACCTGGGTAAGGTACCAACGATAGAACCAAAGCTACCACCTGAATTCTTCGAATTCCTCGATATGGCCGACTCAGTATCCGTGTTCGAGATTAGGGCTAATGCGGATACACCGGATGATGCGACAATATCCAGGAGATTTGGCGCTAAGGGTATTGGCTTGTTGAGGACTGAGAGGATGTTCAGGGCGCCAGGCAGGCTCGATCTATTTAGGAAGGTAATACTCTCGGATAATCCAGGTGAAAGGAGGGAATTGCTTGATCAATTGGCCGAGATGATGAAGAAGGACTTCCTGGAAATATTCGAGATAATGGAGGGTTACCCAATAACAGTTAGGTTGTTCGACCCACCACTCCATGAGTTCCTACCAAACTTCGAGGAATTAGTCACTGAGGTGACTAGGGCTAGAACCCTGGGCAAGCCGGATCCTGAGAAGGAGAGGTTACTCGCCAGGGTTAAGGCGCTGATGGAGGCTAACCCAATGATGGGACATAGGGGCGTTAGGGTTGGTATTACGTACCCAGAGATCTACGCAGCGCAGGTTAAGGCAATACTATCCGCAGCCCTAGAGCTAAAGAGGAGGGGTAAGCATCTTGAGATTCAGATAATGATACCACAGGTTGCCGAGGTTAGGGAACTTGAGATAATAATAAACAATGTTGTCAAGCCCACGGCTGAGGAGGTATTCAAGGCCTATGGCGATAGTATTGAATTTAAGATTGGCACAATGATGGAGACCGTCAGATCATGCCTAACCGCCGACAAGATTGCAAAGGTTGTTGATTTCATGAGCTTTGGAACAAATGACCTAACACAGGCAGTCTTCAGCTTCAGCAGGGATGATGTTGAGAATAAGTTCATGAGCAAGTACCTGGAGCTTGGTGTACTGCCCTACGACCCATTCGTAACAATTGATGAGGAGGGCGTCGCTAAACTCATGAAGGTAGCCATAGATGCTGCCAGGTCCGTAAAGCCAGACATAGAGATTGGAATATGCGGTGAGCATGGTGGTGATCCAGACTCAATAAAGATACTGGCTAAGGTGGTTGGTAGGGGACTTAACTACTTCAGTGCGTCGCCGTATAGGGTTCCAGTGGCTAGGCTCGTGGCAGCTCAGGAATCATTGAAGATACTAGGAAGAGCACCAAAGATACATATATACTGATCGAACATAAAATTGCAAGGCTCCATTTCAAAATTCTCCTTATACGTTTATAATTAAACAAAATACTAGCAAGTATTGCTATGGATGTCTATTTATTATCATTATTTGTCATTAAATTCAGTTTTATGTCAAATTTATGAATAAATAAGTTTAAAAAGAGACTTACTTTACAGAGAAGTGTATGACCTTGGTAATAACGTTTATGCAGTATGTGCTTTCAATAGTATCGGGGATATTGGTAGGATTCTCACTTGGTCTTATTGGAGGCGGTGGTAGTATATTGGCTGTCCCATTGTTCCTTTACTTCGTTGGTCTTGACACAATACCTGATGCCGCCCACATAGCCATTGGTACGACCGCGCTTGCCGTCGGCCTTAATGCCTACATAAACTCCTACATGCATCTTAAGAAGAAGAACGTGGCACCAAGGGTAGGTGGGATATTCGCCGGCGTAGGCCTTGTTGGCTCATTGATAGGGGCTTATTTGGGCCACATAACACCAGGCACTGACTTACTAACCTACTTCGCAATAGCAATGATTGTACTAGGCATATACATGGCGATTAGGAGGGAGTCAACACAGGCTGGTACTGCTGATGAGGTTAATCACGTAATGAATGCCCTCAAGAAGTGCCCGAGGTTAACAACATTAACAATACTCAAGGTTGCAACCTTCGGCTTCATAGTTGGCCTTGTCAGTGGTTACTTTGGTATTGGTGGTGGCTTCCTAATAGTACCAAGCCTAATGTTCTCAGCTGGGCTCTGTATAACAAGGGCTATTGGAACCAGCTTGTTAAGTGTTGGTACGTTCGGTGTAGCCAGTGGTGCCGAGTACTGGTACTATGGCGATGTACTAATACTCATAGCCTTACTATATGTCGCTGGGGGAGCCGCGGGTGGCTATGCAGGCACTAGCCTAGCTGTTAAGGCCCCTAAGAGGGCACTTAGGATTGCCTATGGAGCAATAATAGTACTAGTCGGCATATACATGCTAATGAGGGTTTATCACGTAATACCATGAGGTTTAATTAATAATTACCTTATTAACATCTGTAAGGAGAAATAAAAGATATAATTACTCTAGTGCCTCATATTAGTAATGAGGATAATTAATTATAATAAACTCATGAATTTCGTTAGTAGTAATCCGCTGTATGAGGTTAGGGAAACCACAGACACCGTTGAGTTATTATTCCATGCACCAAGTGAAGAGGAGGCTGCTGGTACTGAGGTGGTAAGTGATGAACCCAGGCCAGTAATAAGGGTAGTATTTACTAAGAGGGGTGATGAGTTGGTACCCAGGGAAGCTTGGATAGAGAGAGGCAGTGCAAGGCAAAGAATGGGTGTTGATGAGCTTGATACATGGCTTGAGTTCGTTGATATTTACTCATAGTATGTACTTATCAAATTAAGTTTTTAAGTGAAAGCGTATTCTTAGGAATGTGAATTTAGTAAGAATTGGCATTGCATTAACCGTGATTGGAGCGGTAATACTACTGGTGACCAATGCATTCCTGCCTAGGGTGTATAATATCATGCTGAGTACATTGAGTAATATGACAATAAGTCTCGATGTTTACTCAAGGTACTTAGTACCTGTTTATGTAAATAATCCTGCGTATATCGTGGTCATGCTTAATAATTCATACCCACTATCCGTGTATATATTTGATTCCTTTGGGCACGTATTAACACCATTGAGTTATAGCCATGAACATGGACTTTACCTAATAACATTCCCACTACTTAAGCATGGTAATTACTCACTGGTGTTGTTTAATAATAATCCGGAACCGCTTAATGTATCGCTCTCAGTAACGGCAGTATCACAATACATAGTAGGTAATGCCCTGCTCATAAACCTAGTTATGGATCTTGGAGTAGTGATATTCATACTTGGGGTATTATTAATAGTAATGAGGACATTGTATACTGTTAAATACAGGTTCCTTAATACGAGATAAAAGCTTAAAAGATAGTGATTCATCACGTGGTTAGTGTGAATACTGATGAGCGTGGCATACCTGGTATTGGATACGCTTGGTGTTGTGGCTCTGAATGAGGACGGTGATGTAATAGCTAAGGTTATCTATGAGGGTAGTACAGACGAGATAGCCGATAAGGTGAATAGACTTGAGACTGGTGAACCAATTGATGAGGTCATCAAGGTAATAAATGAACTTAGAAATAAGGGAATCACAAAGATTATTGTTGAGAATAGGGAACTAGCCAGGAACTTGGCTAATAGAATCACAGATATTGAGATTAGATCTGAATTACCAAGTAAGGCTGGAACACTGTATAGGAACAACATCGGTAAATACGTTAAGGAGGTCTTTGGCCTGAGTGAGGATGAGTATCTGGCCAGGGTTCATGAAATAACGACGGTGCAGACAAGGCATAAGTTAAGGCAGGTTGCTGAAAAGAGAGACTTGTTCATTGCCCAGGCTATAAGTTCGGTTGATGATCTTGACAAGATACTCAACCTAATAAGTTCAAGGGTTAGGGAGTGGTATGGACTTCACTTCCCAGAACTTGAGGATTTGGTTAAGGACCATAATGAATACATGACATTAGTAACGGAGTTAGGGCACAGGAGCAACTTCGCTATTGACAATCTCGTGAAGCTAGGGCTCACGCAGGACAGGGCTAAGAGAATCGCCGAGGCCGCAAGTAAGAGTGTTGGTGCTGAAATGGCTGATTGGGACTTAGAACCCGTAAGAACCTATGCAAAAATATACGTACAACTATCAGACCTCAGGAGTAAATTGTCGCAGTATATTGATGAGGCTATGGTAGAGGTAGCACCGAACATTAGGGAGTTGGTAGGTCCATTATTGGGTGCAAGGCTTATAATGCTTGCGGGAGGCTTGATGAGGCTTGCGTTGCTACCGGCATCAACAATACAGGTACTTGGCGCCGAAAAGGCGTTATTTAGGGCATTAAGGACTGGCGGTAGACCCCCAAAGCATGGGATACTATTCCAATTCCCAGAAATATTTAGGGCTCCAAGGTGGCAACGTGGTAAGATAGCCAGGGCATTGGCTGCGAAGCTGGCAATAGCCGCTAAGGCCGACGCCTTCACTGGAAACTTCATTGCCCCAAGGCTTAAGGAGGATCTCATGAAGAGGGTGCAGGAGGTTAAAACACTGTATGCGAAGCCGCCATTAAGGAAGCCTGAAGCTAAAGCCGCTAGGAAGGCTCCAGAGAAAAGAGGACCTGCGAAGAAGGCTGAGGAGAAGAGGGCTCATGAGAAGAGGGGCGGCCGTAGATAATCAGTATTAAGATTTATAATCCCTTAAAAATACGCATTCCCAATGTCCTCATTAATACAGGTTGTTGGTGTTAAGGAGCATGAGAAATTCAGGGGTGTTTACTGGGTGTCCTTTGAGGATGGCACAGAGAGATTGGCGACCATCAACTTAACACCGGGTAAGAGGGTTTATGGCGAGCAATTAATTCAGTGGGAGGGTAAGGAGTATAGGATTTGGAATCCGTACAGGTCGAAACTTGCCGCTGCAATCATGAATGGCCTTAAGGTAATGCCCATAATCGAGGGATCACGAATACTATATCTTGGTGCTGCCAGTGGTACTACCGTGAGTCATGTGAGTGATATAGTTGGTAATAACGGCGTTATCTACTCGGTTGAGTTCTCACCTAGGGTTTTCAGGGAGTTCGTGGAGAAGCTCGTGGATCAGGGTAGGAAGAATGTAATACCAATACTCGCAGATGCCAGATATCCAGAGCAGTATGTACATATTGTCAAGACTGTTGATATCGCCTACATAGACATTGCACAGCCGTTCCAGGCAAAGATACTTGCCGATAATGCTGACGTTTACGTGAAGAGCCACGGCTACGTAATGCTGGTTATAAAGGCCATGAGTATTGACGTTACCAAGGAACCAAGTGAGACATTTAAGAGGGAAATTGATGTGCTTAAGGACAGGGGCTATGAAATACTTGATATGGTTCACCTGGAGCCTTACGACACGGCACATGCCATGGTCATTGGTAGAAAGACCTCGTAATAATTAGTTACGCAAAAGTTTTAAATAAAATAATATGCATGAATTAATAATAGGTAATGAGTAATGAACTCATAACGCATGTATTGAGCTTCGCAGCAAGTAGGAAAGCTAGGGTACTCTTTGTTGGTGATTCGTCATTATCCTACGACGCGATAATTAGAATACCTAATTACAGTGATAATGAGGAGGGAAAATTCATCATTAAGGTAAAGGGGGATGCGGAGAAGGTAAGTAGGGATGCAATAATAGACTTGATAGTGTTATCAAAGGTCTCGAATTCAACACCAATAATAGTCGGTATTAAGTATGGTGATGAGGAGATGATTGATGGCGTAGCCTATAAAGTACATGGTGTTTACGCGGTGGGCGTTAGGACGTTCAAGAGAATTTTAGATAACGATAGTATTAAGTTCGTGAAGGATAAAGGCATCATAAAGGCTAGTGTGAAAGGTCAATTACTTAGGAAGCTGAGGGAGAATAGGGGCATGAGCCTTGGTGACCTTGCAAAGATGCTTGGTGTTACCAGGAGAACAATATATGAGTATGAGAGAGGATCAATAGAAGCCTCAGAAAGAACCGCCAGAATGCTTGTTAATCTATTTGACGAGGACTTACTCAATAACGTTGATTTAAGGCCTAGTGACAATGATGTGCTTAATGATGTGAAGACTAGGGAGGAGATGGTTGATGACAATATTAGGGAATTACTGCCATCATTTAAATTATACTCATTACTGAAGGCGCACACAAAAGTCGCAGCGCACTCAACAGATGAGTCATACCTTGTTGAGGATAAGAGAAGGCTGAGTAATGAGGTTGTTAATGTGGCTAAGGTACTCGGTGTTGGTTTGGCGTTGATAGAGTCCGATAAACGCGATGTTGAATTCCTGGAATCTAGGAACTAATTAGGCGAGGGATATGAGTGACTATCCAAAGGTGGAGATTAGGGAGGGGTTAGTATCGATAATTGTACCTGACCTATCTAAGTACATTGTTGGTAATAGACCTGAACCTGCTCACGCGCCAGTATTTTATAACCCCAGGATGGAAGTCAACAGATCACTTTC
This is a stretch of genomic DNA from Vulcanisaeta moutnovskia 768-28. It encodes these proteins:
- a CDS encoding fibrillarin-like rRNA/tRNA 2'-O-methyltransferase, with the translated sequence MSSLIQVVGVKEHEKFRGVYWVSFEDGTERLATINLTPGKRVYGEQLIQWEGKEYRIWNPYRSKLAAAIMNGLKVMPIIEGSRILYLGAASGTTVSHVSDIVGNNGVIYSVEFSPRVFREFVEKLVDQGRKNVIPILADARYPEQYVHIVKTVDIAYIDIAQPFQAKILADNADVYVKSHGYVMLVIKAMSIDVTKEPSETFKREIDVLKDRGYEILDMVHLEPYDTAHAMVIGRKTS
- a CDS encoding Pre-mRNA processing ribonucleoprotein,-binding region (functions along with aFIB and aL7a; guides 2'-O-methylation of ribose to specific sites in RNAs), with translation MSVAYLVLDTLGVVALNEDGDVIAKVIYEGSTDEIADKVNRLETGEPIDEVIKVINELRNKGITKIIVENRELARNLANRITDIEIRSELPSKAGTLYRNNIGKYVKEVFGLSEDEYLARVHEITTVQTRHKLRQVAEKRDLFIAQAISSVDDLDKILNLISSRVREWYGLHFPELEDLVKDHNEYMTLVTELGHRSNFAIDNLVKLGLTQDRAKRIAEAASKSVGAEMADWDLEPVRTYAKIYVQLSDLRSKLSQYIDEAMVEVAPNIRELVGPLLGARLIMLAGGLMRLALLPASTIQVLGAEKALFRALRTGGRPPKHGILFQFPEIFRAPRWQRGKIARALAAKLAIAAKADAFTGNFIAPRLKEDLMKRVQEVKTLYAKPPLRKPEAKAARKAPEKRGPAKKAEEKRAHEKRGGRR
- the ppdK gene encoding pyruvate, phosphate dikinase; the protein is MGSLGKYVLTFEEADPDDVKLIGGKASSLVLMTRLGLPVPPGIIITTRACREYYDRGEKLPEGLMDEVIRGVKYLEEKTGYKLGDPDKPLLVSVRSGAAVSMPGMMDTVLNVGLNDKTVYGLAKRINNEHGAYDAYRRFLAMFGRIVLGIPEEEFNKPLDEIKRKYGVKEDPEIPLEGLKELVEIYKQIFIRRFGKVFDDPWEQLKLSIEAVFKSWNSPRARFYREANKITPEIADCTATAIVTMVFGNADWRSATGVVFSRDPATGENKLYGEYLPYAQGEDVVAGIRTPKPIEKLKEEMPEVYEQLYNGVKLIEKTKKEVQDVEFTIEKGKLWFLQTRNAKMNPLAVLKTRVDMYKEGMITKEEAIMGVKPEYILQMLYPRIDESKAGKPLTKGIAASPGAVSGQAVFDPDRAVEWSKTGKQVILVREETKPDDVHGFYASVGVLTSRGGATSHAAVVARAIGRPAVVGAEALQIDYGTRIARVGDTVIKEGDWITIDGFTGSVYLGKVPTIEPKLPPEFFEFLDMADSVSVFEIRANADTPDDATISRRFGAKGIGLLRTERMFRAPGRLDLFRKVILSDNPGERRELLDQLAEMMKKDFLEIFEIMEGYPITVRLFDPPLHEFLPNFEELVTEVTRARTLGKPDPEKERLLARVKALMEANPMMGHRGVRVGITYPEIYAAQVKAILSAALELKRRGKHLEIQIMIPQVAEVRELEIIINNVVKPTAEEVFKAYGDSIEFKIGTMMETVRSCLTADKIAKVVDFMSFGTNDLTQAVFSFSRDDVENKFMSKYLELGVLPYDPFVTIDEEGVAKLMKVAIDAARSVKPDIEIGICGEHGGDPDSIKILAKVVGRGLNYFSASPYRVPVARLVAAQESLKILGRAPKIHIY
- a CDS encoding sulfite exporter TauE/SafE family protein, with protein sequence MTLVITFMQYVLSIVSGILVGFSLGLIGGGGSILAVPLFLYFVGLDTIPDAAHIAIGTTALAVGLNAYINSYMHLKKKNVAPRVGGIFAGVGLVGSLIGAYLGHITPGTDLLTYFAIAMIVLGIYMAIRRESTQAGTADEVNHVMNALKKCPRLTTLTILKVATFGFIVGLVSGYFGIGGGFLIVPSLMFSAGLCITRAIGTSLLSVGTFGVASGAEYWYYGDVLILIALLYVAGGAAGGYAGTSLAVKAPKRALRIAYGAIIVLVGIYMLMRVYHVIP